In one window of Romboutsia hominis DNA:
- a CDS encoding dynamin family protein: MYNSRYEELNNIMKIITPIENEINNITKYIYTKDKTKSIYIIDYIQKEINKLKNNVKELENPFVLCIVGCGNYGKSTLINSLIKREVVATKDIPSTWKVDVFLKSNLEKIEIIYDNEEKILKSIQGGYRLLKDEEDKYKKSKEKIYRLVQELKKENTKTKKELKEYKRELEEKYLYKPQICKIKYYLKEGNLINDFTIVDTPGLNQSLLNTDKKVERYYEIADGIIWVIDAQNIVSSENTKLINEINDIDKNYTNKNIIAVVNKIDIIKEKDLDKVKDKCEELFKDKFKDIVYISAKDAIKGILNEDYYYIQKSNIEKLYKSIDVNFKKLCENKQIESKYKNLYITKSNILQSIYSHKRELYKDLSIYNEIDYELKYTLDNIKKDALSYIKDIDIETKDHIISLQNKCNNDFSNIYDIIYKKSNFNKDSIYQKIDTNINLDKIQVPIQKQLKDKAKEDKLENLFNKFLVKAFNEDVNYKPNYLSINKELITKDIEKILKDNINTIISNIEYIKNHSFEKVYIDYKYINIYIDFLNNIERILNTLG; encoded by the coding sequence ATGTATAATTCAAGATATGAAGAATTAAACAATATTATGAAAATTATTACACCTATAGAAAATGAAATAAATAATATTACAAAGTATATATATACCAAAGATAAAACAAAATCAATATATATTATAGATTATATACAAAAAGAGATAAATAAATTAAAAAACAATGTAAAAGAGCTAGAAAATCCATTTGTACTTTGTATAGTGGGTTGTGGGAACTACGGAAAATCAACTCTTATAAACTCATTAATAAAAAGGGAGGTAGTAGCTACAAAAGATATACCAAGTACTTGGAAGGTTGATGTTTTTTTAAAGAGTAATTTAGAAAAAATAGAGATAATATATGACAACGAAGAAAAAATTTTAAAAAGTATACAAGGTGGATATAGATTACTGAAAGATGAAGAAGATAAGTACAAAAAATCTAAAGAAAAAATATATAGATTAGTTCAAGAGCTTAAAAAAGAAAATACAAAAACAAAAAAAGAACTTAAAGAATACAAAAGAGAATTAGAAGAGAAATATTTATATAAACCTCAAATATGTAAGATTAAATATTACTTAAAAGAAGGAAATTTAATAAATGATTTTACTATAGTAGATACACCGGGACTTAACCAAAGTCTATTAAATACTGATAAAAAAGTAGAGAGATATTATGAGATAGCAGATGGAATTATATGGGTAATAGATGCTCAAAATATAGTATCTAGTGAAAATACAAAGCTTATAAATGAAATTAATGATATAGATAAAAATTACACTAACAAAAATATAATAGCTGTTGTAAATAAGATTGATATAATAAAAGAAAAAGATCTAGATAAAGTTAAAGATAAATGTGAAGAATTATTTAAAGATAAGTTTAAAGACATTGTATACATATCAGCTAAGGATGCTATAAAAGGAATATTAAATGAAGATTATTATTATATACAGAAAAGCAATATAGAAAAATTATATAAAAGTATAGATGTTAATTTTAAAAAACTTTGTGAAAATAAGCAAATAGAATCCAAATACAAAAATTTATATATAACTAAAAGTAATATACTACAATCTATATACTCACATAAGAGAGAATTATACAAAGACTTATCTATATATAATGAAATAGATTATGAATTAAAATACACCTTAGATAATATAAAAAAGGATGCTCTAAGTTATATAAAAGATATAGATATAGAAACAAAGGACCATATAATAAGTTTGCAAAATAAATGCAATAATGATTTTAGTAATATATATGATATAATTTATAAAAAATCAAATTTCAATAAAGACTCCATTTATCAAAAAATAGATACTAATATAAATTTAGATAAAATCCAGGTACCAATTCAAAAACAATTAAAAGATAAAGCAAAAGAAGATAAACTAGAAAATTTATTTAATAAATTTTTAGTTAAAGCATTTAATGAAGACGTAAATTATAAACCAAATTACCTATCTATAAATAAAGAACTCATAACAAAAGACATAGAAAAAATATTAAAAGATAATATAAATACTATAATTTCAAACATAGAATATATAAAAAATCATAGTTTTGAAAAAGTATATATAGACTATAAGTATATAAATATTTATATAGACTTCCTAAACAATATAGAAAGAATTTTAAATACTTTGGGGTGA
- a CDS encoding dynamin family protein — MENNKGICIVKEEILNSPIRKKLIEDLNLPYKNTIKEPLQEVVELIKSIESNKEEPLKIVVLGEVKSGKSSLVNSLIGGDISEVDVLEATSSIIEIVYSNMPYTKTYKDITKVGLNIDYLKKINIVDTPGLKSITVNNEEKTLNYIKNADLILFVIDATHLGQEDVIEALDLISEYKNNIIGIVNKCDLLSSDKEEIIDYIKDEYGIYIDEFFMISSYLEYQEKVLPKVKTKSTDLVLSNYNDLKYEFNRLNDYINYLIKNSQEEKNSSIKSSLDRIIHKDIVCHNDYLKTLYVLDDELLIYNKLLQNKRDYISSKMDFEIKDWVDRIFFSDEIQKIKLNIDLAKLYINEGYINELVNKKKIELDNLFFNEWSQCLKEISNEMDDDIKRYINDITYKNECIDTQSFKLEKNQATANELLAVVGTGAVLGATSGTVVSMYSAILGASATSTTISAALMTYCPPLLIAGTISGAVGKVIYDKVRDDKKSKELLNDIDTFIENLKYKISENLKDIYENYSIEINYTTLEILKNIKGIQTNKHEIEDTIKEINIYIDKLKTYIH; from the coding sequence TTGGAAAATAATAAAGGTATATGTATAGTTAAAGAAGAAATATTAAATTCACCAATAAGAAAAAAGTTAATTGAAGATTTAAATTTACCATATAAAAATACAATAAAAGAACCATTACAAGAAGTGGTTGAACTTATTAAATCTATAGAAAGTAATAAGGAAGAACCATTAAAAATTGTTGTGTTAGGAGAAGTTAAATCAGGAAAATCAAGCTTAGTAAATTCATTAATAGGAGGGGATATAAGTGAAGTAGATGTACTTGAAGCTACTTCTAGTATAATAGAAATAGTATATAGTAACATGCCATATACTAAAACATATAAAGACATAACAAAGGTGGGTCTTAATATAGATTATTTAAAAAAGATAAATATAGTAGACACACCAGGGTTAAAGAGCATAACTGTAAACAATGAAGAAAAAACTTTAAACTATATAAAAAATGCTGATTTGATATTATTTGTAATAGATGCAACTCACCTAGGACAAGAAGATGTAATAGAAGCGCTTGATTTGATAAGTGAGTATAAAAATAACATTATAGGTATAGTAAATAAGTGTGATTTATTAAGTTCTGATAAAGAAGAAATTATAGATTATATAAAAGATGAATATGGAATATATATAGATGAATTTTTTATGATATCTTCATATCTTGAATACCAAGAGAAGGTATTACCTAAGGTAAAAACAAAAAGTACTGATTTAGTATTATCAAACTATAATGATTTAAAATACGAATTTAATAGATTAAATGATTATATAAATTATCTAATAAAAAATTCTCAAGAAGAAAAAAATAGTAGTATAAAATCATCTTTAGATAGAATAATACACAAAGATATAGTTTGTCATAATGATTATCTAAAGACTTTATATGTTTTAGATGATGAACTATTAATATACAATAAATTACTTCAAAACAAAAGAGACTATATAAGTTCAAAGATGGATTTTGAGATAAAGGATTGGGTAGATAGAATATTTTTTAGTGATGAAATACAAAAAATTAAATTAAATATAGATTTAGCTAAGTTATACATAAATGAAGGATATATAAATGAATTAGTAAACAAGAAAAAAATAGAATTGGATAATTTATTTTTTAATGAGTGGAGTCAGTGTTTAAAAGAAATAAGCAATGAAATGGATGATGATATAAAAAGATATATAAATGATATAACATATAAAAATGAATGCATAGATACCCAAAGCTTTAAATTAGAAAAAAACCAAGCAACAGCAAATGAATTATTAGCAGTAGTAGGAACAGGTGCAGTGCTTGGGGCAACTTCGGGTACAGTTGTTTCAATGTATAGTGCAATACTTGGAGCATCGGCAACCTCAACTACTATATCAGCAGCACTAATGACTTATTGTCCACCGCTATTAATAGCAGGGACTATAAGTGGAGCAGTAGGGAAAGTTATATATGATAAAGTACGAGATGATAAAAAGAGCAAGGAATTGCTAAATGATATAGATACTTTTATAGAAAATCTAAAGTATAAAATAAGTGAGAATCTAAAAGATATATATGAAAATTATAGTATAGAGATAAACTATACAACACTAGAAATACTAAAAAATATAAAAGGTATACAAACTAACAAACACGAAATAGAAGATACAATTAAAGAAATAAATATATATATAGATAAATTAAAAACATATATACATTAA
- a CDS encoding glycosyltransferase, whose amino-acid sequence MITISLCMIVKNEENILKRCLDSIYDIVDEIIIVDTGSVDKTKEVCRNYTNNIYDFKWIDDFSKARNFSFDKATKDYILWLDADEYLDEKNRKRLINLKENLNESISVISTETHMCIDENNNPKIVARRNRIIKRNEGFKWVGYVHEYISIEGINESNVYDSNICIIHDKVKNIDDRNLKIYEKKLKDGKILSNRDLYYYGRELYCNLKYEKSIEILKEFIKVSKFKEETVDALCKIGECYIKQKEYKLARIYLYKAFEEDIPRADIMYNIAYSFEEEEKYLQAISWYKIILNTDISCDTNQCINMSYLRFKPHLNLCCCYYELKDLPRAYYHHQKCMELNPNDECVKCNEKYFNSIIKER is encoded by the coding sequence ATGATTACTATAAGTTTATGTATGATAGTAAAAAATGAAGAAAATATTTTAAAAAGATGTTTAGATAGTATTTATGATATAGTAGATGAAATAATAATAGTAGATACAGGGTCAGTAGATAAAACAAAGGAAGTTTGCAGAAATTATACTAACAATATATATGATTTTAAGTGGATTGATGATTTTTCAAAGGCTAGAAATTTTTCCTTTGATAAAGCAACCAAAGATTATATACTTTGGTTAGATGCAGACGAGTATTTAGATGAGAAAAATAGAAAAAGACTTATAAACTTGAAAGAAAATTTAAATGAAAGTATAAGTGTTATATCTACAGAGACTCATATGTGTATAGATGAAAATAATAATCCTAAAATAGTAGCTAGAAGAAATAGAATAATCAAAAGAAATGAAGGTTTTAAGTGGGTAGGATATGTTCATGAATATATATCTATAGAGGGTATAAATGAAAGTAATGTATATGATAGTAATATTTGTATAATACATGATAAGGTAAAAAATATAGATGATAGAAATCTTAAAATATACGAAAAAAAACTAAAAGATGGCAAAATATTAAGCAATAGAGATTTGTATTATTATGGAAGAGAATTATATTGTAATTTAAAATATGAAAAATCTATAGAAATATTAAAAGAATTTATAAAGGTAAGTAAATTTAAGGAAGAAACGGTAGATGCATTATGCAAAATAGGAGAATGTTATATAAAACAAAAAGAATACAAACTAGCAAGGATATATTTATATAAAGCCTTTGAAGAAGATATACCAAGAGCTGATATAATGTATAATATAGCTTATTCATTTGAAGAGGAGGAAAAATATTTACAAGCTATAAGTTGGTATAAAATAATACTTAATACTGATATATCTTGTGATACTAACCAATGCATTAATATGAGTTACTTAAGATTTAAACCTCATTTAAATCTTTGTTGCTGTTATTATGAATTGAAAGATTTACCAAGGGCTTATTATCACCATCAAAAATGTATGGAATTAAATCCAAATGATGAATGTGTAAAATGTAATGAAAAGTACTTTAATTCTATAATAAAAGAAAGATAA
- a CDS encoding UDP-N-acetylmuramoyl-L-alanyl-D-glutamate--2,6-diaminopimelate ligase, whose translation MRLDKILENVDTLNIYGDKNIDIDNIYYDSREVTKNSLFICIKGYNTNGHLYIENAIKSGAKAFLIEEDINIDNMDKYTFIKVSNTKDVMAKIASNFYNEPSTKLDVIGITGTNGKTSVSTLLKEILNKVNKCGLIGTIEIDNSKEKIIPKNTTPESLDLQKSFNDMLKNNCKYCAMEVSSHALSLGRVKDTSFLMGLFTNLTEEHLDFHKNIEDYRNSKEKLFYMTTKANIINIDDEHGKIILNNIKNLDIPVYTYAINEHADFMASDIILEKDHIEYKVKTPTYEDYIYVNIPGKFSVYNTLGIISICYILDIDINIVKEVFRNTKGIKGRFESIKNNKKLNVIVDYAHTPDALENILKASKEFTKGKVITVFGCGGDRDRLKRPIMGKIAQEYSDVAIITSDNPRCEDPHKIINDILKGINIKKDNYIIIEDRKEAIYKAIDMANDKDLVIIAGKGHEDYQIIGKKKHPFDDTKVALEAINLK comes from the coding sequence ATGAGATTAGATAAAATTTTAGAGAATGTAGATACTTTAAATATATATGGAGACAAAAATATTGATATAGATAATATATATTATGATTCAAGAGAAGTAACAAAAAACAGCCTGTTCATATGTATAAAAGGATATAATACTAATGGACATTTATATATAGAAAATGCCATAAAATCTGGAGCTAAGGCATTTTTAATAGAAGAAGATATAAATATAGATAATATGGATAAGTATACATTTATAAAAGTAAGTAATACTAAAGATGTCATGGCAAAAATTGCATCTAATTTTTATAATGAGCCAAGTACAAAATTAGACGTAATAGGAATAACAGGAACAAATGGGAAAACTAGCGTATCAACTCTTTTAAAGGAGATATTAAATAAAGTTAATAAATGTGGTCTTATAGGAACTATCGAAATAGACAACTCAAAGGAAAAAATAATACCTAAAAATACAACTCCAGAAAGTTTAGACCTTCAAAAAAGTTTCAATGATATGTTAAAAAATAACTGTAAATATTGCGCTATGGAAGTATCTTCTCATGCACTTAGCTTAGGTAGAGTGAAAGATACTAGTTTTTTAATGGGATTATTTACAAACTTAACTGAAGAACATTTAGATTTTCATAAAAATATAGAGGATTATAGAAACTCTAAAGAAAAGCTATTTTATATGACAACAAAAGCAAATATAATAAATATAGATGATGAACATGGTAAGATTATATTAAATAATATTAAAAACTTAGATATACCTGTATACACTTATGCTATAAATGAACATGCTGATTTTATGGCAAGTGATATTATATTAGAAAAAGATCATATAGAATATAAAGTAAAAACTCCAACTTATGAAGATTATATCTATGTAAATATACCAGGAAAGTTTAGTGTATATAATACATTAGGAATAATAAGTATTTGCTACATATTAGATATAGATATAAACATAGTTAAAGAAGTATTTAGAAATACTAAAGGTATTAAGGGTAGATTTGAAAGCATAAAAAATAATAAAAAACTAAATGTTATAGTAGACTATGCACATACTCCAGACGCTTTAGAAAATATATTAAAAGCTTCAAAAGAATTTACAAAAGGCAAGGTAATAACAGTGTTTGGATGCGGAGGAGATAGAGATAGACTAAAAAGACCTATAATGGGAAAAATAGCACAAGAATACTCTGATGTAGCTATAATAACATCAGATAATCCAAGATGTGAAGATCCCCATAAAATAATTAATGATATATTAAAAGGTATTAATATAAAAAAGGATAATTATATAATTATAGAAGATAGAAAAGAAGCAATATATAAGGCAATAGATATGGCAAATGATAAAGACTTAGTTATAATAGCGGGAAAAGGACATGAAGATTATCAAATAATAGGTAAGAAAAAGCATCCTTTTGATGATACAAAAGTAGCACTTGAAGCTATAAATTTAAAGTAG
- a CDS encoding DUF2232 domain-containing protein encodes MNETKKLTESAILSALFVISTLLFVGIGFGYALYIDFIVPVFFSIVVLRCDFKYSALSGITSLLIVWLILGNIGIAIWCSQSVILGILCGYFISKDTSIMDDMVYTSFIGVVLMVFVDVYASKLIGYSFMKEFQGYINILKSGEYVQVIYYILIAAFPFGTVFSIYILSLFMCKKLNMLKGNINKKFEIIANFRRLSRFVCCSKNVFYVLSVYIFIVEVFKAFNINIDNTYLKTIIISIEYLSFYFVIKDGYTAIQNYLLSKNKKVAHIRILSILMLIALVLIFKITTFIIIIINIILDIKVNIRNQQIGILNNILSRG; translated from the coding sequence ATGAATGAAACTAAAAAGTTAACAGAGTCAGCAATACTATCCGCACTATTTGTTATAAGTACCTTACTATTTGTAGGAATTGGTTTTGGATATGCACTTTACATAGATTTTATAGTTCCTGTATTTTTTTCAATAGTAGTACTTAGATGTGATTTTAAGTATTCAGCACTTTCTGGAATAACATCACTTTTAATAGTATGGTTGATACTTGGGAATATAGGCATAGCTATATGGTGTAGCCAAAGTGTAATACTTGGAATACTTTGTGGCTACTTTATAAGTAAGGATACATCTATTATGGATGATATGGTATATACTTCTTTTATAGGCGTTGTACTTATGGTATTTGTAGATGTATATGCATCTAAGTTAATAGGATACAGCTTTATGAAAGAGTTTCAAGGATATATAAATATACTAAAGTCGGGAGAATATGTACAAGTTATTTATTATATACTTATAGCTGCATTTCCTTTTGGAACTGTATTTTCTATATATATTTTATCCTTATTTATGTGCAAGAAATTAAATATGCTAAAAGGAAATATAAATAAAAAATTTGAAATTATAGCTAACTTTAGAAGACTTTCAAGATTTGTATGTTGTTCTAAAAATGTATTTTATGTATTATCAGTATATATTTTTATAGTAGAAGTTTTTAAAGCGTTTAATATAAACATAGATAATACATATCTAAAAACTATAATAATAAGTATAGAGTATCTATCATTTTACTTTGTGATAAAAGATGGATATACAGCAATACAAAATTATTTATTATCTAAAAATAAGAAAGTAGCTCATATAAGGATATTATCTATTTTAATGTTAATAGCATTGGTATTAATATTTAAGATAACTACATTTATTATAATCATAATTAATATAATATTAGATATAAAGGTAAATATAAGAAATCAACAAATAGGAATATTAAATAATATATTAAGTAGAGGGTGA
- a CDS encoding glycerophosphodiester phosphodiesterase family protein, protein MVKDVSFIKKCPFSHRGLHNNIYPENSMGAFINSIKYNYGIELDVQLTKDKKAVVFHDEFLERMTGYKGTINNMTYNEISKLRLLNTDEKIPLLVDVLDIVNNRVPVLIELKALGDAIDMSSEVYKIVKNYEGKFAIQSFNPRVLLWYKENANNIIRGQISFDYKDTIIKWYKKIFLRGMILNFKTKPDFVSYDIKSIQSKRVQLIRSNIPVITWTILNCNQYKKASKYADNIIFEGIDPNKC, encoded by the coding sequence GTGGTTAAGGATGTAAGTTTTATCAAAAAATGTCCCTTTTCACATAGAGGACTTCATAACAATATATATCCAGAAAACTCTATGGGGGCTTTTATAAATTCTATAAAATATAACTATGGTATAGAATTAGATGTACAACTTACAAAAGATAAAAAGGCAGTAGTATTTCATGATGAGTTTTTAGAAAGAATGACAGGATATAAAGGTACTATAAATAATATGACTTATAATGAAATAAGCAAACTAAGGCTATTAAACACTGATGAAAAGATACCTCTTTTAGTGGACGTATTAGATATTGTAAATAACAGGGTACCAGTCTTAATAGAATTAAAGGCTCTTGGAGATGCTATAGATATGAGTAGTGAGGTTTATAAGATAGTAAAAAATTATGAAGGTAAGTTTGCTATACAGTCTTTTAATCCAAGGGTACTTCTATGGTACAAAGAAAATGCAAATAATATAATAAGAGGGCAAATATCATTTGATTACAAAGATACAATAATAAAATGGTACAAAAAAATATTTTTAAGGGGAATGATACTAAATTTTAAAACAAAGCCTGACTTTGTATCTTATGATATAAAAAGTATTCAAAGTAAAAGGGTTCAGTTAATTAGGAGTAATATTCCAGTTATAACTTGGACTATACTTAATTGTAATCAATATAAAAAAGCATCCAAATATGCAGATAATATAATATTTGAAGGTATAGATCCAAATAAATGTTAA
- the tyrS gene encoding tyrosine--tRNA ligase, whose product MFNLDEQVKIILKGVEDLIDEKDLREKLTNAHKEGRQLVVKLGLDPSAPDIHLGHTVVLRKMKQLQDLGHKVVIIIGDFTGKIGDPTGKSQARKALTTEQVLENAKTYQEQIFKVLDKEKTEVRFNSEWLGKLNFEDVVKLAATITVARMLEREDFKKRYESHTPISVHEFFYPLMQGYDSVAIKADIELGGTDQRFNLLMGRALQKEFGQDSQVVIMMPIIEGLDGVNKMSKSLGNYIGVDEEAGVMYQKAMEIPDSLIVKYYNLVTDVHPDVVAEIEKDLKEDRKNPRDIKMELAKEIVRLYHGEEKANFAEERFKSVFQKGQIPVDILTVEADANDFDLAQIIVDNKLTPSKSELRRLVKQGGVKVNSEKIADLQEVVAEGELVVQIGKKKFIKVVVK is encoded by the coding sequence ATGTTTAATTTAGATGAACAAGTAAAAATTATATTAAAAGGTGTAGAAGATTTAATAGATGAAAAGGACTTAAGAGAAAAATTAACTAATGCTCACAAAGAGGGAAGACAGTTAGTTGTTAAGTTAGGTCTTGACCCATCAGCACCAGATATACACTTAGGGCATACTGTTGTTCTTAGAAAAATGAAGCAATTACAAGACTTAGGACACAAGGTAGTAATAATAATAGGAGACTTTACAGGAAAGATAGGAGATCCAACTGGAAAATCTCAAGCTAGAAAGGCATTAACTACAGAGCAAGTTTTAGAAAATGCAAAAACTTACCAAGAACAAATATTTAAAGTTTTAGATAAAGAAAAGACAGAAGTAAGATTTAACAGTGAATGGCTAGGAAAGTTAAACTTTGAAGATGTTGTTAAATTAGCTGCAACTATAACTGTTGCTAGAATGTTAGAAAGAGAAGACTTTAAAAAGAGATATGAAAGCCATACTCCAATATCAGTACACGAATTCTTCTACCCATTAATGCAAGGATATGATTCAGTTGCTATAAAAGCTGATATAGAATTAGGTGGAACTGACCAAAGATTTAACTTACTTATGGGTAGAGCACTACAAAAAGAATTTGGTCAAGATTCTCAAGTAGTTATAATGATGCCTATAATAGAAGGACTAGATGGCGTTAATAAAATGAGTAAGAGTTTAGGAAACTACATAGGAGTAGATGAAGAAGCTGGTGTAATGTATCAAAAAGCTATGGAAATACCAGATTCATTAATAGTTAAATACTACAACTTAGTAACTGATGTTCACCCTGATGTAGTAGCTGAAATAGAAAAAGATTTAAAAGAAGATAGAAAAAATCCAAGAGATATAAAAATGGAACTTGCTAAAGAAATAGTAAGATTATACCACGGAGAAGAAAAAGCAAACTTCGCTGAAGAAAGATTTAAATCAGTATTCCAAAAAGGACAAATACCTGTTGATATATTAACAGTAGAAGCAGATGCTAATGATTTTGATTTAGCTCAAATAATAGTTGATAACAAGTTAACTCCAAGTAAAAGTGAATTAAGAAGATTAGTTAAGCAAGGTGGAGTTAAAGTAAATAGTGAAAAAATAGCTGATTTACAAGAAGTAGTAGCTGAGGGTGAATTAGTAGTTCAAATAGGTAAGAAGAAGTTTATAAAAGTAGTTGTAAAATAA
- a CDS encoding DUF4870 domain-containing protein — translation MDDYRKSISRENIIMLLMAGGIIVFNFIGFIISYFVWKDYSKDSDFIARNGRRLLNFHISFFIYEIISGLLVFLLVGMVLLPLVSIAYLVLNIIAMIRYGSYRDYDFPFTLNIIK, via the coding sequence ATGGATGATTATAGAAAATCAATATCTAGAGAAAATATTATAATGCTTTTAATGGCAGGTGGAATTATAGTTTTTAATTTTATAGGGTTTATAATATCATACTTTGTATGGAAAGATTATAGTAAAGACTCAGACTTTATAGCTAGAAATGGTAGAAGACTTTTGAATTTTCACATATCATTTTTTATATATGAAATAATATCTGGATTATTAGTATTTTTGCTAGTTGGAATGGTATTATTACCACTAGTATCAATAGCCTATTTAGTACTTAATATAATAGCTATGATAAGATATGGATCATATAGAGATTATGATTTCCCATTTACACTTAACATTATAAAATAA
- a CDS encoding DMT family transporter, translating to MKKTYISQIGLLIVAMIWGSGFVGTQLALDGGLTPLQIITLRFFIGALLINLIFFKQIKENVSKDAIKYGCILGFFLFTAFVVQTIGLVYTTPSKNAFITATNVIIVPFIGFLMYKQKLDKMGIISSILTVIGIGILSLESDFSINFGDFLTLVCAFGFAFHIFFTSKYAVRYNPIVLTAIQFSVAFILSLFTQILMGEGSINAGIDGYLGVLYLGVFSTTVCFLVQTICQKSVEGNKAAIILSTEAVFGTIFSVIILKELVTLRMILGSFIIFVAIIMAETKLSFLKKKDIYIEEACIESNEDTSKS from the coding sequence ATGAAAAAAACATATATTTCACAAATAGGATTACTAATAGTTGCTATGATTTGGGGAAGTGGATTTGTAGGAACACAATTGGCGCTAGATGGGGGACTTACGCCACTGCAAATAATAACACTTAGATTTTTTATAGGAGCGCTTTTGATAAATTTAATCTTTTTTAAACAGATAAAAGAAAATGTGAGCAAAGATGCAATAAAGTATGGTTGTATATTAGGATTTTTTCTATTTACAGCCTTTGTTGTTCAAACTATAGGGTTAGTTTATACAACACCATCAAAAAATGCATTTATAACTGCTACTAATGTAATTATAGTTCCGTTTATAGGATTTTTAATGTATAAACAAAAACTTGATAAAATGGGTATAATAAGTAGTATATTAACAGTTATAGGAATAGGTATACTATCGCTTGAATCAGATTTTTCTATTAATTTTGGAGACTTTTTAACTTTAGTATGTGCTTTTGGATTTGCATTTCATATATTCTTTACAAGTAAATATGCTGTAAGGTATAATCCAATAGTACTTACAGCTATACAATTTAGTGTGGCATTTATACTTTCATTATTTACACAAATACTTATGGGAGAGGGAAGTATAAATGCTGGTATAGATGGATATCTAGGTGTATTATATCTAGGAGTATTTAGTACTACTGTTTGTTTTTTGGTGCAAACTATATGTCAAAAAAGTGTTGAAGGAAATAAGGCTGCTATAATACTTTCAACAGAAGCAGTATTTGGAACAATTTTCTCTGTAATTATATTAAAAGAACTAGTAACATTAAGAATGATTTTAGGAAGTTTTATAATATTTGTAGCCATCATAATGGCTGAAACTAAACTATCTTTTTTAAAGAAAAAAGACATATACATAGAAGAAGCATGTATAGAATCTAACGAAGATACAAGTAAATCTTAA
- a CDS encoding NADH peroxidase encodes MKKFVCTVCGYIHEGETAPEKCPVCGVGADKFEEMKGEMVWADEHRIGVAKGVDEEILEGLRANFTGECTEVGMYLAMSRQADREGYPEVAEAYKRIAFEEAEHAAKFAELLGEVVVADTKANLTARVEAEYGATEGKLKIAKRAKELGLDAIHDTVHEMCKDEARHGKAFLGLLERHFGKQN; translated from the coding sequence ATGAAAAAATTTGTTTGTACAGTATGTGGATACATACATGAAGGAGAAACTGCACCAGAAAAATGTCCAGTATGTGGAGTTGGAGCTGATAAGTTCGAAGAAATGAAGGGTGAAATGGTTTGGGCTGACGAACACAGAATAGGTGTTGCTAAAGGTGTAGACGAAGAAATATTAGAAGGTTTAAGAGCTAACTTTACTGGAGAATGTACAGAAGTTGGAATGTACTTAGCAATGAGTCGTCAAGCTGATAGAGAAGGATACCCAGAAGTTGCAGAAGCTTACAAGAGAATAGCATTTGAAGAAGCAGAACATGCTGCAAAATTTGCTGAATTATTAGGGGAAGTTGTTGTAGCTGATACTAAAGCTAACTTAACTGCAAGAGTAGAAGCTGAATATGGAGCAACTGAAGGAAAATTAAAAATAGCTAAGAGAGCTAAAGAATTAGGATTAGATGCTATACATGATACAGTTCATGAAATGTGTAAAGATGAAGCTAGACATGGTAAAGCATTCTTAGGATTATTAGAAAGACATTTTGGAAAGCAAAACTAA